One window of the Treponema sp. J25 genome contains the following:
- the glpK gene encoding glycerol kinase GlpK, with translation MPLTEYYILALDQGTTSSRAILFNRSGLVIGLSQHPFRQIYPQGGWVEQNPEEIWESQYTAAREAIKAAQITPEQIAAIGITNQRETIILWERRTGKPVYNAIVWQCRRSADICRELKALGHEERIREKTGLILDPYFSATKLMWLFEEVPHLKERAERGEILFGTVDSWLLYKLTGKHLTDYTNASRTMLFNIKTGEWDRELLTLMGIPDVILPEVRPSSGLFASTKTELFGKPIPVTGCAGDQQAALFGHACFEPGDIKNTYGTGCFTLLNTGDRPVTSNHNLLTTIAWRLGGKTTYALEGSVFIAGALIQWLRDELGLIASAPETDNLAQSVPDSGKVIIVPAFVGMGAPYWDPDVRGTIFGLTRGTTKAHLVRAALESIALQSQDLFEAMEADCGKPITVLKADGGASANSFLMQYQADILGKTVVLPEVTEITALGAAYLAGLEVGYWDSLRDIALNWRVRRRFSPLLGEEERQRRIQRWHRAVAVARAFREE, from the coding sequence ATGCCTCTTACGGAGTATTACATTCTTGCCCTCGATCAGGGGACTACTTCATCACGGGCCATCCTGTTTAATCGTTCAGGATTGGTTATTGGTCTTTCTCAGCATCCCTTTCGCCAAATCTACCCCCAGGGGGGCTGGGTAGAACAGAATCCCGAAGAAATCTGGGAATCCCAATACACCGCCGCCCGGGAAGCAATAAAGGCGGCCCAGATAACTCCGGAACAAATAGCCGCCATAGGTATCACCAATCAACGAGAAACCATTATTTTGTGGGAACGTCGGACGGGCAAGCCCGTCTACAATGCCATCGTATGGCAGTGCCGGCGTTCTGCCGATATCTGCCGGGAACTTAAAGCGCTGGGCCACGAAGAACGGATCCGGGAGAAAACGGGCCTTATCCTGGACCCCTATTTTTCCGCCACTAAACTCATGTGGCTGTTTGAAGAGGTCCCCCACCTTAAGGAACGGGCGGAGCGGGGAGAGATCCTTTTTGGTACCGTTGATTCCTGGCTCCTGTACAAACTGACGGGGAAACACCTTACCGATTATACCAATGCATCCCGAACGATGCTTTTTAACATAAAGACCGGCGAATGGGATCGGGAACTCCTAACGCTCATGGGAATACCTGACGTCATTCTGCCGGAGGTACGCCCTTCCTCTGGCCTTTTCGCGTCCACCAAAACAGAGCTCTTTGGGAAACCCATTCCCGTCACGGGCTGTGCAGGGGATCAACAAGCGGCTTTATTCGGTCATGCCTGCTTTGAGCCGGGGGACATTAAAAACACCTATGGCACGGGGTGTTTTACCCTCCTTAACACCGGCGACCGGCCCGTGACGTCGAACCATAATCTGCTCACCACCATCGCCTGGCGACTCGGCGGGAAAACCACCTACGCTCTAGAAGGTTCGGTGTTCATTGCGGGGGCCCTTATCCAATGGCTTCGGGACGAGTTGGGACTCATCGCCAGCGCCCCCGAAACGGATAACCTTGCCCAGTCGGTTCCTGATTCGGGGAAGGTCATCATCGTTCCTGCCTTTGTGGGTATGGGAGCCCCCTACTGGGACCCGGATGTACGGGGAACCATCTTTGGCCTTACCCGGGGGACCACAAAGGCCCACCTGGTCCGGGCAGCCCTGGAAAGCATTGCCCTCCAGTCCCAGGATCTCTTTGAAGCCATGGAAGCCGACTGTGGTAAACCAATCACCGTCCTTAAAGCCGATGGAGGCGCCTCGGCCAATTCTTTCTTGATGCAGTATCAGGCAGACATCCTGGGGAAAACGGTGGTACTTCCTGAAGTTACGGAGATTACCGCCCTGGGAGCGGCCTATCTGGCGGGCCTAGAAGTAGGCTATTGGGATAGCCTGCGAGACATTGCCTTAAACTGGCGGGTCCGTCGACGGTTCTCTCCTTTGCTTGGCGAAGAAGAGCGGCAACGGAGGATTCAACGCTGGCACCGGGCAGTGGCGGTAGCCCGGGCATTTCGAGAGGAATAA
- a CDS encoding PAS domain S-box protein yields the protein MGTAESLKPDPDRRYLNLVEALPDIVYELDPEGHFTFVNQAVSLLGYTPEELIGKHFSAILFEEDIPYVSREYLLPLYQKRNTGARGAPKLFDERRGVPRKTENLELRLKRKTPSPLEGKEMYASIISYGEVTSAGAYKRGDTSSEPVFVGTVGIIRDITLRRKSEEMLRKMYQAVDQSPLGIAILNRDLIIEYVNPAFFSLTATGPDQVIGQKITHFILPDPSIKKNYEALCTSIESGLDWRGELRWNRAGATPLWVDFSFSAVRNPAGAITHYLCNIEDITARKTLEELSIQARDAAEEAHRAKEEFISHWSSQIQNPLLELIMVSEKLRHSGNYEDEVAQEIQKKCRELLATLDDFSLFFAPQGEILHFYPEEVLLSKDIEETLLPYKNEATERGLSWSIHIDDGGFPMVRMDFTKIRKILSVLVTNALTHTSAGGIQISCHVRAKEQIPALFVSVKDTGSGFSGEEQQHLFTAPGQNNGEKALKKESYQEIGLPLIKKLIERMGGAISVESTPGVGSIFSFFVPLEVTSFPVSPSPGRSPSSPLLILIGEQNPVNQEYFRHILEKAGHQVFFAVGQKAILALLESRDFDCLIVDIQEPEVEGLQTVMAIRSSHSQHFDPSLPIIGLGTIEGKQGLPSRSFFDALLPKPVTIQHLVQQIETLTLHRLPLNIERLRRIYAGSEEDLRHLLMTAHTELPKYLTSLEGAYESQDTEKIRQSLQHMVNIFAILGNKSAENLIKRYYTALTNPQEEEQGTIHRRLVREAMATTHHLQRILEES from the coding sequence ATGGGAACGGCAGAATCCCTCAAACCCGATCCTGACAGACGTTACCTTAACCTGGTGGAGGCCTTACCGGACATCGTCTACGAACTTGATCCGGAGGGGCACTTTACTTTTGTAAATCAGGCCGTTTCCCTCTTAGGGTACACACCGGAAGAACTCATTGGGAAACATTTTAGTGCCATCCTTTTTGAAGAAGATATCCCCTATGTAAGCCGGGAATACCTGTTACCCCTTTACCAGAAACGGAACACCGGGGCACGGGGAGCCCCCAAACTTTTCGATGAACGACGGGGGGTGCCCCGTAAAACAGAGAACCTGGAACTACGGCTTAAACGCAAAACCCCTTCTCCGCTTGAGGGGAAAGAGATGTACGCATCTATCATTTCCTACGGAGAAGTAACTTCGGCGGGGGCATATAAAAGGGGCGATACTTCTTCGGAGCCCGTATTTGTGGGAACCGTTGGTATCATACGAGACATAACCCTTCGCCGAAAATCGGAAGAAATGCTCCGAAAAATGTACCAGGCCGTCGATCAGAGCCCCCTGGGGATTGCCATTTTGAATCGAGATCTTATCATAGAATATGTGAATCCCGCCTTCTTTTCTCTTACCGCCACCGGCCCTGACCAGGTAATCGGCCAAAAAATCACTCATTTTATACTTCCTGATCCCTCTATAAAGAAGAATTATGAAGCCCTATGTACTTCGATCGAATCGGGGCTTGATTGGCGAGGGGAACTCCGCTGGAACCGTGCCGGGGCCACTCCCCTTTGGGTAGATTTTTCTTTTTCAGCCGTCAGGAATCCCGCAGGGGCCATTACCCATTATCTTTGTAATATTGAAGATATTACGGCCCGAAAAACCCTCGAAGAACTGAGTATTCAGGCCAGGGATGCCGCCGAAGAAGCCCATCGAGCTAAGGAAGAATTTATTTCCCACTGGAGCAGCCAGATTCAAAATCCCCTTTTAGAACTGATTATGGTAAGCGAAAAGCTTCGCCACAGTGGAAACTATGAAGACGAAGTGGCCCAGGAAATTCAAAAAAAGTGCCGGGAGTTGTTGGCCACCCTGGACGATTTTTCCCTCTTTTTTGCTCCCCAGGGAGAAATCCTCCATTTTTACCCCGAGGAAGTACTCCTCAGCAAGGATATTGAAGAGACCCTACTCCCCTATAAAAACGAGGCAACGGAGCGGGGGCTTTCTTGGAGCATCCATATTGATGATGGAGGCTTTCCCATGGTTCGCATGGATTTCACTAAAATTCGGAAGATCCTTTCCGTGTTGGTAACTAATGCCCTTACCCATACCAGTGCAGGGGGCATTCAGATTTCTTGCCACGTCCGGGCAAAGGAACAAATTCCGGCTTTGTTCGTATCGGTAAAAGACACGGGGAGTGGATTCTCGGGGGAAGAACAGCAACATTTGTTTACCGCCCCAGGGCAAAACAACGGCGAAAAAGCTCTTAAAAAAGAATCTTATCAAGAAATAGGCTTACCCCTCATCAAAAAACTCATAGAACGGATGGGAGGGGCCATATCGGTAGAAAGTACTCCGGGGGTGGGAAGTATCTTTTCGTTTTTTGTCCCCCTGGAAGTTACTTCTTTTCCTGTCTCACCATCCCCAGGGAGATCCCCTTCTTCCCCTCTTTTGATTCTTATCGGGGAACAAAATCCGGTAAATCAGGAATATTTCCGTCATATTCTAGAAAAGGCTGGCCACCAGGTATTTTTTGCGGTAGGACAGAAGGCCATCCTTGCTCTTTTGGAATCCAGGGATTTTGACTGCCTTATTGTAGATATTCAAGAGCCAGAAGTAGAGGGTTTACAGACCGTAATGGCCATCCGTTCTTCCCACAGTCAGCATTTTGATCCTTCCCTTCCCATCATAGGACTGGGAACCATCGAAGGCAAACAGGGGCTCCCGAGCAGGAGTTTTTTTGATGCCCTCCTTCCCAAGCCGGTTACCATTCAACACCTGGTACAACAGATAGAAACGCTTACCCTGCATCGTCTCCCTCTTAACATAGAAAGGCTCCGACGAATCTATGCGGGGAGCGAGGAAGACCTCCGCCATCTTCTTATGACGGCCCATACGGAATTACCTAAATACCTTACCAGTCTTGAAGGGGCGTACGAGTCTCAGGACACGGAAAAAATCCGTCAGAGTCTTCAGCATATGGTAAATATTTTTGCGATCCTGGGAAATAAGAGCGCAGAGAATCTTATTAAGAGATACTATACCGCATTAACCAACCCTCAGGAGGAGGAACAAGGGACGATACATCGGCGACTTGTACGAGAGGCGATGGCAACAACGCATCACCTTCAGCGGATCTTAGAAGAATCCTGA
- a CDS encoding peptidylprolyl isomerase: MNKRMKEGRFFIFSIILLGTIGCIMANPSNTQLGDGLFARISTTKGDIVVRLEFEKTPLTVCNFVALAEGKMNVTGGKPFYNGLTFHRVIPDFMIQGGDPLGNGTGGPGYKFPDEIDPSLKHDGPGVLSMANAGPNTNGSQFFITHKATPWLDGKHTVFGRVVQGQEVVNAIVQGDKIEKITIIRNGQAARAFKADQASFDNLLKSTLAALQERQAKQREADLATIATKYPGAQTSPTGLRYLILKEGKGPAPTPGKMVAVRYKGMFLSGEVFDNSDLRGGPLEVVIGQGRLIPGWEQAVLDMKVGERRLVIIPPELAYGERGAGNVIPPNAFLVFELELVKIK; encoded by the coding sequence ATGAATAAGAGAATGAAAGAGGGACGTTTTTTTATTTTTTCCATCATCCTTTTAGGGACCATAGGTTGTATCATGGCTAATCCTTCCAACACCCAACTCGGGGATGGGCTTTTTGCCCGCATCAGTACCACCAAAGGGGATATTGTCGTTCGCTTGGAATTTGAGAAAACCCCCCTGACGGTTTGCAATTTTGTCGCCCTGGCAGAGGGGAAAATGAACGTAACAGGGGGAAAACCCTTTTATAACGGCCTTACCTTCCACCGGGTAATCCCCGATTTCATGATTCAGGGGGGCGATCCCCTGGGTAATGGCACGGGAGGACCGGGCTATAAATTTCCGGACGAAATCGATCCTTCCCTCAAACATGATGGGCCAGGAGTGCTTTCCATGGCCAATGCGGGGCCCAACACGAATGGGAGTCAGTTTTTTATCACCCACAAGGCCACTCCCTGGCTCGATGGGAAGCATACCGTTTTTGGTAGAGTAGTCCAGGGACAGGAAGTGGTTAATGCCATTGTCCAGGGAGATAAGATAGAGAAGATCACCATCATTCGAAACGGTCAGGCTGCCCGAGCCTTTAAAGCCGATCAGGCGAGCTTTGACAACCTACTTAAAAGCACCCTGGCGGCCCTTCAGGAACGGCAGGCAAAACAACGAGAAGCGGATCTGGCTACCATCGCCACCAAGTACCCTGGAGCCCAGACAAGCCCCACAGGACTCCGCTACCTCATCCTTAAAGAGGGGAAGGGACCTGCCCCGACACCAGGAAAAATGGTGGCGGTAAGATACAAGGGGATGTTTCTTTCCGGAGAAGTGTTTGATAATTCGGACCTGCGGGGCGGGCCCCTGGAGGTTGTGATTGGCCAGGGGCGTCTTATTCCCGGCTGGGAACAGGCGGTACTGGATATGAAGGTAGGGGAACGCCGTCTTGTTATTATTCCTCCCGAGTTAGCCTATGGGGAACGGGGCGCCGGGAATGTCATTCCTCCGAACGCCTTTCTTGTTTTTGAGTTAGAACTCGTAAAGATTAAATAG
- a CDS encoding AEC family transporter, whose protein sequence is MQVFNQVLVLFLLILIGYGGRKTQTIEDAAVGHFSRFILHISLPALILASLQRPFSQELLQEALITLALSFALYGLYFLVAVLYPLAIPLFPQERGVHRYALIFSNVGFMGFPVVEALLGQGALFHLAIFNIPFNVLAFSIGAWLIAREGKRQVVLSWKTFVNPSVVATLLGFLLFVGSVKLPESLYRTIKMTGDITSPLSMIVIGAILARMDVRKIVGRWQYYVTVLVRLLGLPALVGALLYAVGLRGLLWVLPTIITAMPVAANTSILADVYGADAECASSLVFLSTLFCVGTIPLVVLFGLRL, encoded by the coding sequence ATGCAGGTGTTTAACCAGGTACTGGTGCTTTTTTTGTTGATTCTGATTGGCTACGGGGGAAGGAAAACCCAGACCATTGAAGATGCGGCGGTGGGACATTTTTCCCGTTTTATCCTGCATATTTCTCTCCCTGCCCTCATTCTGGCTTCGCTGCAACGTCCCTTTAGTCAGGAACTTTTACAGGAAGCCCTGATTACCCTGGCCCTTTCTTTTGCCCTGTATGGGCTGTATTTTCTGGTAGCTGTTTTGTATCCGCTGGCAATTCCCCTTTTTCCCCAGGAACGGGGGGTGCACCGGTATGCCCTTATTTTTTCGAATGTGGGTTTTATGGGCTTCCCGGTGGTAGAAGCCCTCTTGGGGCAGGGTGCTCTTTTTCACCTGGCCATTTTTAACATCCCCTTTAATGTATTGGCCTTTTCCATAGGAGCCTGGCTTATCGCCCGGGAAGGGAAGCGCCAGGTGGTTCTTTCCTGGAAGACCTTCGTGAATCCCAGTGTGGTGGCTACCCTGCTAGGGTTCCTTTTGTTTGTAGGTTCAGTGAAATTGCCCGAGAGCCTGTACAGAACTATCAAGATGACCGGTGATATAACCAGTCCCCTTTCAATGATAGTGATTGGGGCGATTCTGGCCCGGATGGATGTCCGCAAAATCGTGGGGCGCTGGCAATACTATGTGACTGTTCTGGTTCGGCTGTTGGGACTACCGGCCCTTGTGGGGGCCCTCCTGTACGCGGTAGGACTGCGGGGCCTGTTGTGGGTGCTCCCCACTATCATTACGGCCATGCCCGTGGCGGCCAACACCAGCATCCTGGCGGATGTGTACGGCGCCGATGCGGAATGTGCCAGTTCCCTTGTGTTTTTGTCTACCCTATTTTGCGTTGGAACCATTCCTTTAGTGGTTTTGTTCGGGCTTCGGCTGTGA
- a CDS encoding outer membrane lipoprotein-sorting protein, which yields MKRVQRYMLGLIMLLGVLCQPYRGMAQSLTPLPSLTVEEVLRRYDAQKNIGTISYRGQMIIDQGRRTLVKEMVAVAEGSRRAFVEFVNPEDRGIRYLKIDKELWMYFPEEQETVKIAGHLLKEGMMGSDFSYEDALESETLLDKYDARLLGTEQVGERPAYVVELTAKVRNVSYEKQKLWIDGERFVPLKAEMYAKSGKLLKVSESLKVERVGNRWFVTELVMRDMLKKTAGTRFVMQNIQLDVKLPADQFSLRRLSR from the coding sequence ATGAAAAGAGTACAACGATATATGCTGGGGCTGATAATGCTGTTAGGGGTTCTGTGCCAACCCTATCGTGGGATGGCCCAGAGCCTTACCCCGCTTCCGTCCCTCACGGTGGAAGAAGTGCTTCGTCGCTACGATGCACAGAAAAACATCGGGACCATTTCCTATCGGGGTCAGATGATTATCGATCAGGGACGACGGACCCTGGTAAAAGAGATGGTGGCCGTCGCTGAAGGGAGTCGCCGGGCCTTTGTGGAATTTGTGAATCCCGAGGATCGGGGCATCCGCTACCTTAAGATCGATAAGGAACTGTGGATGTACTTCCCGGAAGAGCAGGAAACGGTAAAGATAGCGGGACATCTTTTAAAAGAAGGGATGATGGGCTCGGATTTTTCCTATGAGGATGCCCTGGAGTCGGAAACCCTTTTGGATAAGTACGATGCCCGTTTGCTTGGCACCGAACAGGTCGGGGAACGCCCTGCCTATGTGGTGGAGCTTACCGCCAAGGTACGGAATGTTTCCTACGAAAAACAAAAACTCTGGATAGATGGGGAGCGCTTTGTTCCCCTGAAAGCCGAAATGTACGCTAAGAGCGGAAAACTCCTTAAGGTGAGCGAGAGCCTTAAGGTAGAACGGGTCGGCAACCGCTGGTTTGTCACCGAGCTTGTCATGCGGGACATGTTGAAAAAAACGGCGGGCACCCGTTTTGTGATGCAAAACATCCAGCTCGATGTAAAACTCCCGGCGGACCAGTTTAGCCTACGGCGTTTAAGCCGTTAA
- a CDS encoding ABC transporter permease has translation MWIIAMAFRNIRRNRRRTLLAVSSITLSVMLMSFMYGLANGVLQNLVKNITKNESGHIRITTRGFDERARFMPLDELVLDPEELLSRLREDAILSQEIQYIAPRITFGTLLSSGPTTVAAMGIAGDAKVEQYLLNLDRSIVQGRYLGGNREVILGYQLAEKLGLSVGDTLRILTQGADSSLRLRNFTIVGLFKTGLTQMDRTFFQIPLEDAREFLRTGGGVQQILIMLRDYTRAPEIARRVAQLVAPVQTDLLVKPWTEIGDYPRLIKMMETIYGVIYWVIAFLGALIISNILMMVVLERRREIGILKAMGLKKREILALFISEGLAMGIVGSGIGALLGLGICYLFSIVGIDYTSAMSGLTFPMDPIFYTVVSIPGSLMMFGIGVLVSLLVSYLPSRRAAQLDPVIAIRSVI, from the coding sequence ATGTGGATAATTGCTATGGCGTTTCGAAATATCCGGCGGAACCGTCGGAGAACCCTGTTAGCCGTCAGTTCCATCACCCTTTCGGTGATGCTCATGTCCTTTATGTATGGCCTTGCCAATGGGGTGCTTCAGAATCTGGTGAAGAACATCACCAAAAATGAAAGCGGTCACATTCGGATTACCACCCGGGGCTTTGATGAACGGGCCCGTTTTATGCCCCTGGATGAACTGGTTTTGGATCCCGAAGAGCTTCTCTCCCGTCTTCGGGAGGATGCGATCCTTTCTCAGGAGATTCAGTATATCGCCCCCCGGATTACCTTTGGGACCCTTCTTTCGAGCGGTCCGACTACGGTGGCTGCTATGGGTATCGCGGGGGATGCGAAGGTAGAACAGTACTTGCTCAATTTAGATAGAAGTATTGTACAGGGGCGCTACCTCGGGGGAAATCGGGAGGTAATCCTGGGGTATCAGCTTGCAGAGAAGTTGGGACTCAGCGTAGGAGATACCCTGCGGATTTTAACCCAGGGGGCCGATTCCAGTTTACGGCTTCGCAATTTTACAATCGTGGGGCTCTTTAAAACGGGGCTTACCCAGATGGACCGAACCTTTTTCCAGATTCCCCTGGAGGATGCCCGGGAATTCCTGCGAACCGGTGGTGGGGTCCAGCAAATTCTTATCATGCTGCGGGATTATACCAGGGCTCCGGAAATCGCCCGCCGCGTGGCCCAACTGGTTGCCCCGGTACAGACGGATCTCCTGGTAAAGCCCTGGACGGAGATCGGGGACTATCCCCGGCTCATCAAAATGATGGAGACTATATACGGGGTTATCTACTGGGTCATCGCCTTTTTAGGGGCCCTTATCATTTCGAATATCTTGATGATGGTGGTGCTGGAGCGCCGGCGGGAGATAGGTATCCTTAAAGCCATGGGACTTAAAAAGAGGGAAATTCTAGCCCTCTTTATCAGCGAAGGCCTGGCCATGGGGATTGTGGGAAGTGGTATCGGGGCCCTGTTGGGACTGGGAATCTGTTACCTCTTCTCTATTGTGGGTATCGATTATACCTCGGCCATGTCGGGCCTTACGTTTCCCATGGATCCCATCTTTTATACGGTGGTTAGCATTCCGGGGAGCCTTATGATGTTTGGCATCGGGGTGCTTGTTTCATTGCTGGTGTCGTATTTACCCAGTCGAAGGGCGGCCCAACTGGATCCGGTAATTGCTATAAGGAGCGTGATATGA
- a CDS encoding FtsX-like permease family protein, which produces MLWKIAWRNVWRHGKRTALTIVTMTFGLGLFIWMDSMLKGMDRVGLENIINLTDSSLKITTRQYEEEGGYSLDYGIDRLQEVESALKEDPRVLAVTTRTRALGQLSNGRDATPVLITVIDPEKDRRVYTLGEYIEGSWFPQDVAAPIIVGKALATELGVGLGDWITLAGRTRWEAHNARDFQIVGLLHAPEPSLNKGTVFIPFSVGEDFLELEGLRTEISVRMEKRTNLAWAMADSDELARKIEERFPELRAKSFGEVGRAFLELSKAKSKGASIIILVVLLIGGLGIANTILMSVFSRIKEIGVLRAFGLNPRQIRRLFMIEGAIIGLVGSASGLLFGLLLDLQLIVYGFPLDAMMGNIDMGLPLSGNLYGEWNPDAFVVALSLGFLLAIMASWGPAKRASKMEVTDALRFV; this is translated from the coding sequence ATGTTATGGAAAATTGCCTGGCGAAACGTATGGCGTCACGGAAAACGCACGGCCCTTACGATTGTGACCATGACCTTTGGCCTGGGCCTCTTCATATGGATGGATTCGATGTTGAAGGGGATGGATCGGGTGGGCCTGGAAAATATCATCAACCTTACCGATTCGTCCCTAAAAATTACCACCCGTCAGTATGAGGAGGAGGGGGGCTATTCGCTGGATTACGGGATAGACCGGCTTCAGGAAGTGGAGTCGGCTCTGAAAGAAGATCCCCGGGTTCTGGCGGTTACCACACGGACCAGGGCTCTGGGGCAGCTTTCCAACGGCCGGGATGCGACGCCGGTGCTTATTACGGTGATAGACCCCGAGAAGGATCGCAGAGTGTATACCCTGGGAGAGTATATAGAAGGAAGCTGGTTCCCGCAAGATGTGGCGGCTCCAATCATCGTAGGTAAAGCCCTGGCCACAGAGTTGGGCGTGGGTCTTGGTGATTGGATTACCCTGGCGGGGCGCACCCGCTGGGAGGCCCATAATGCCCGGGATTTTCAGATAGTGGGACTGTTGCATGCCCCAGAACCCTCACTTAACAAGGGGACGGTTTTTATTCCCTTCTCGGTAGGCGAAGATTTCCTTGAGCTCGAGGGCCTGCGCACGGAAATTTCGGTGCGCATGGAAAAACGGACCAACCTTGCCTGGGCCATGGCGGACTCTGATGAACTGGCCCGTAAAATAGAAGAACGTTTCCCGGAGCTCCGAGCCAAGAGCTTTGGCGAAGTTGGCCGGGCCTTCCTGGAACTTTCTAAGGCTAAATCAAAGGGGGCCAGCATCATCATCCTGGTGGTGCTCCTTATTGGAGGACTTGGCATTGCCAATACTATTTTGATGAGCGTGTTCAGCCGGATTAAAGAAATTGGGGTCCTTCGGGCCTTTGGGCTTAACCCCCGGCAAATCCGCCGTCTTTTTATGATTGAAGGGGCGATTATTGGCCTTGTGGGTTCCGCATCGGGCCTTTTGTTTGGATTGCTTCTGGACCTCCAGCTTATTGTGTATGGCTTTCCCCTGGACGCGATGATGGGAAATATCGATATGGGACTTCCCTTAAGCGGAAACCTGTATGGAGAGTGGAACCCCGATGCCTTTGTGGTAGCCCTCTCGTTGGGCTTTCTTCTTGCCATCATGGCCAGCTGGGGACCCGCAAAACGGGCAAGTAAGATGGAAGTGACCGATGCCCTGCGCTTTGTATAG
- a CDS encoding ABC transporter ATP-binding protein — MILQLEGIKRYYQKGAETIHALDGITLDIEKGQFMAIVGPSGSGKTTLLNIIGCLDSLTEGIIRYNGQILGSMTENERSEYRKHHISFIFQSYNLIPVLTVLENVELPLVIERRLSRQQIRNRALDLIHAVGLEGTENRYPRELSGGQEQRVAIARALVKEPYIVLADEPTANLDSHTAEEIVDLMARINKERGATFIFSTHDALVQKHARRVVTIRDGKIFSDDRREGAPAEGPHNSSPGRFAPQADSTRGV; from the coding sequence ATGATTCTGCAACTGGAAGGAATAAAGCGATACTATCAAAAGGGGGCAGAAACGATTCATGCCCTGGATGGTATTACCCTGGATATCGAAAAGGGACAATTCATGGCTATCGTGGGCCCCTCTGGTTCGGGGAAAACCACCCTGCTCAACATTATTGGGTGCCTTGATAGTCTTACGGAAGGAATTATTCGGTATAATGGCCAAATTCTTGGCTCAATGACGGAAAACGAACGGTCCGAGTATCGGAAGCATCACATTTCCTTCATTTTTCAATCCTATAATTTAATTCCGGTTCTTACCGTTCTGGAAAATGTGGAACTACCCCTGGTGATAGAACGGCGGCTTTCCCGCCAACAGATTCGTAACCGGGCTCTGGATCTTATCCATGCGGTGGGGCTTGAGGGCACCGAAAATCGCTATCCCCGGGAACTATCGGGGGGCCAGGAACAGCGGGTGGCTATTGCCCGGGCCCTGGTTAAGGAACCCTACATAGTGCTGGCCGATGAGCCCACGGCCAATCTGGACTCCCACACGGCCGAAGAAATCGTGGACCTTATGGCGCGGATAAACAAGGAACGGGGGGCCACGTTTATCTTTTCTACCCACGATGCCCTTGTCCAAAAACACGCCCGCCGGGTGGTAACCATCCGGGATGGAAAAATCTTTAGCGATGACCGGCGGGAGGGTGCCCCTGCCGAGGGGCCACACAACAGTTCGCCTGGACGCTTTGCACCACAGGCCGACTCAACTCGGGGGGTATAA